A genomic region of Chlorobaculum parvum NCIB 8327 contains the following coding sequences:
- a CDS encoding tetratricopeptide repeat protein produces the protein MISSDPHLIFADVSLDISRGAFQSALDKLTEMDGWFPESYVLHLLFARASRGLKRYSDAARHLTHCCRIAPSNQVAWQELIEVKTLEAQHPEPEPAPVIDAITEELEQLSAALSAFSAPGATESYDPTPIIEQKQPFPDDASIPVPTESLANLFIQQGAYKKAIKVYTSLIQLNPANAEYYQGQIDKVLEKL, from the coding sequence ATGATCAGCAGCGACCCGCATCTCATCTTTGCCGACGTTTCTCTGGATATCAGTCGCGGCGCGTTCCAGTCGGCTCTCGACAAGCTGACCGAGATGGATGGGTGGTTTCCTGAATCGTACGTACTCCATCTGCTTTTTGCGCGTGCGTCCCGGGGGCTGAAACGCTATAGTGACGCAGCCCGGCATCTGACTCATTGCTGCCGCATCGCACCGTCGAACCAGGTCGCCTGGCAGGAGCTGATCGAGGTCAAGACGTTGGAAGCACAGCACCCGGAACCGGAGCCCGCGCCGGTCATCGACGCCATCACCGAAGAGCTCGAACAGCTCTCCGCCGCACTGTCAGCCTTCTCCGCGCCCGGCGCCACCGAATCCTACGACCCCACTCCCATCATCGAGCAGAAGCAACCCTTTCCCGACGACGCGTCGATTCCTGTACCGACCGAATCGCTGGCAAACCTCTTCATCCAGCAGGGTGCGTACAAAAAAGCCATTAAGGTCTATACATCGCTCATCCAGCTCAACCCTGCCAACGCAGAGTATTATCAGGGACAGATCGACAAGGTTCTGGAAAAGCTCTGA
- a CDS encoding D-alanine--D-alanine ligase family protein, which yields MPKQTVALFFGGKSVEHIISIISARAVASHIDHSRYDITPLYIDRGGHWHGGACAKRILALDVAVLLRNGGQDEVFERLDEITSFDEGKRFDLTAFFDSIDVAFLTLHGSYGEDGKIQGCLDTFDIPYAGCGLTSSALSMDKALTKLCAADAGVEVAGFMSVTSADYAADPQAICNAVTERFAFPVFVKPANLGSSVGISKVHNAAELRPALDKACALDAKVLVEETITGREVEVAVLGNDDPIASVPGEIIPGSDFYDFEDKYVKSDAKLVIPADLPGEVSAAVRNAALTVFKALGCSGMARVDFFVEHGTNRIILNEINTIPGFTDISMYPMLMSASGVEFDELISRLLLLALEKRAINPKI from the coding sequence ATGCCCAAGCAAACTGTCGCGCTCTTCTTCGGAGGAAAATCGGTAGAACACATCATTTCGATCATCTCGGCAAGGGCTGTGGCCAGCCATATCGACCATAGCCGCTACGACATCACGCCGCTGTATATCGACCGTGGCGGCCACTGGCATGGCGGCGCGTGCGCCAAGCGAATCCTTGCGCTCGACGTCGCAGTGCTGCTCAGGAACGGGGGGCAGGATGAGGTCTTCGAGCGGCTCGACGAAATCACTTCATTCGATGAAGGCAAACGCTTCGACCTGACGGCATTTTTCGACTCCATCGACGTGGCGTTCCTGACGCTGCATGGCTCGTACGGAGAGGACGGAAAAATCCAGGGCTGCCTCGACACCTTCGACATTCCCTATGCCGGTTGCGGCCTGACCTCTTCGGCGCTGTCGATGGACAAGGCGCTGACCAAACTGTGTGCGGCAGACGCAGGCGTCGAAGTCGCGGGCTTCATGTCAGTAACGAGCGCCGACTACGCCGCTGATCCCCAAGCAATCTGCAACGCTGTAACGGAACGCTTTGCTTTCCCGGTTTTCGTCAAACCCGCAAACCTCGGCTCGTCGGTCGGCATCTCGAAGGTGCATAACGCTGCCGAACTCCGCCCGGCGCTCGACAAGGCATGCGCACTGGACGCCAAGGTGCTGGTAGAAGAGACCATCACGGGCCGTGAAGTGGAGGTCGCCGTGCTCGGCAACGACGATCCGATCGCCTCCGTGCCTGGCGAAATCATTCCCGGCAGCGATTTTTATGACTTCGAGGACAAGTATGTCAAAAGCGACGCGAAGCTTGTCATTCCAGCCGACCTTCCGGGCGAGGTATCAGCGGCGGTTCGCAACGCTGCGTTGACCGTGTTCAAGGCACTCGGGTGCAGTGGGATGGCACGGGTCGATTTCTTCGTCGAGCATGGCACGAATCGCATCATCCTGAACGAAATCAACACCATCCCGGGATTCACCGATATCAGCATGTACCCGATGCTGATGTCCGCCTCGGGCGTCGAGTTCGACGAACTGATCTCCAGATTGCTGCTTTTGGCTTTGGAAAAGCGTGCGATAAACCCTAAAATTTGA
- a CDS encoding CoA-binding protein — translation MDIKSILTNYRHIAIVGLSDKHDRPSHAIARHLMHEGYTIYPVNPSISTVLGLECWPSLLAIPAEKSRLIEIVVIFRKPQDVPPIVDEAIAIGAKVVWMQLGITNEAAAEKARNAGLDVVQNRCISVEHQRLEL, via the coding sequence ATGGACATCAAATCGATACTCACCAACTACCGGCACATCGCCATCGTCGGGCTTTCAGACAAGCACGACCGGCCAAGCCATGCGATTGCGCGGCATCTGATGCACGAGGGTTATACGATTTATCCGGTCAATCCGTCAATCAGCACAGTGCTCGGGCTCGAATGCTGGCCTTCCCTTTTGGCCATCCCGGCTGAAAAAAGCCGGCTGATCGAAATTGTCGTCATTTTCCGCAAACCGCAGGATGTGCCGCCCATCGTCGACGAAGCCATCGCCATCGGCGCGAAAGTGGTCTGGATGCAGCTCGGCATCACCAACGAAGCCGCCGCCGAAAAGGCGCGCAATGCCGGACTCGATGTCGTCCAGAACCGTTGCATCAGCGTCGAACACCAACGCCTCGAACTCTGA